One genomic window of Scylla paramamosain isolate STU-SP2022 chromosome 20, ASM3559412v1, whole genome shotgun sequence includes the following:
- the LOC135110488 gene encoding growth hormone secretagogue receptor type 1-like, whose protein sequence is MNASVGAAPTRPPGAAGWNGTTDDPLYDYPLAGAETWDNASGGVGGGGATNESEYDYDYEAALDTFFWSQLAPPLAVYAATYVVGVAGNGLIIFTICRFRRLKTTTNVFLASLASADLLLILLCIPVKVSRLTSRCAP, encoded by the coding sequence ATGAACGCAAGTGTGGGCGCGGCGCCCACGCGGCCTCCCGGCGCGGCGGGCTGGAACGGCACCACGGACGACCCTCTGTACGACTATCCGCTGGCCGGCGCGGAGACGTGGGACAACGCCAGCGGTGGcgtcggcggcggcggcgcgaCGAACGAGTCTGAGTACGACTACGACTACGAGGCGGCGCTGGACACGTTCTTCTGGAGCCAGCTGGCGCCGCCGCTGGCCGTGTACGCCGCCACCTACGTGGTGGGCGTGGCAGGCAACGGACTGATCATCTTCACCATCTGCCGCTTCCGCCGCCTCAAGACGACCACCAACGTGTTCCTCGCCTCGCTCGCCTCCGCCGACCTGCTGCTCATCCTGCTCTGCATCCCCGTCAAGGTGAGTCGCCTCACGTCCCGCTGCGCCCCTTAA
- the LOC135110127 gene encoding pyroglutamylated RF-amide peptide receptor-like — MASSHWLARLFSYSWTLGAVMCKTLYFLQALSAICSVLTLTTMSIERYYAIVHPMRAQYRCTISQAKRLCGGLWLLSLVLASPVTVMQVHMEVGHRVRAFWCVRDWDSPRLWRGYETYMMAVVLVVPASVMAAAYTAIGGAIVSMVARRRTITSKGQIADGGSLLNDNTRRRRRDAQDSEVLQVVSMLVVVVLLFILCWSPVLVVNVLKAYSVLPLYSPTLKHIATVADLLSYCNSCVNPFVYGFMSKNFRKSFKQVLCCRRSPPRPPTHLSLTRTSIMRHHSDTSRVWSSRSVIARVTFPLSSSNGRSMPTESSIIYKTTPS; from the exons ATGGCCTCTAGTCACTGG CTGGCGCGTCTCTTCTCCTACTCGTGGACTCTCGGGGCAGTCATGTGTAAGACCCTATACTTCCTGCAGGCGCTGTCGGCGATCTGCTCCGTGCTCACGCTGACTACGATGAGCATTGAAAG GTACTACGCCATCGTGCACCCAATGAGGGCACAGTACCGCTGCACCATCTCCCAGGCCAAGAGATTGTGCGGGGGTCTTTGGCTCCTCTCCCTTGTCCTCGCCTCCCCAGTCACCGTCATGCAG GTGCACATGGAGGTGGGCCACCGCGTGCGCGCGTTCTGGTGCGTGCGCGACTGGGACTCCCCGCGGCTGTGGCGAGGCTACGAGACGTAcatgatggcggtggtgctggtggtgcccGCCTCGGTGATGGCCGCGGCGTACACGGCCATCGGCGGCGCCATCGTCAGCATGGTGGCGCGGCGCCGCACCATCACCAGCAAGGGCcagat TGCTGACGGAGGGTCTCTTCTGAATGACAACACACGGAGGCGACGACGCGATGCTCAGGACTCGGAGGTGCTTcag GTGGTGtcgatgctggtggtggtggtgctgctgttcaTCCTGTGCTGGTCCCCCGTCCTGGTGGTCAACGTGCTCAAGGCATACTCAGTGCTTCCCCTGTACTCCCCGACACTCAAGCACATCGCTACGGTGGCTGACCTCCTCTCCTACTGCAACAG CTGCGTCAATCCCTTCGTGTACGGTTTCATGTCCAAGAACTTCCGTAAGAGCTTCAAGCAGGTGCTGTGTTGCCGCCGcagcccgccccgccccccaaCACACCTGTCCCTCACGCGCACCTCCATCATGAGACATCACAGCGACACCAG CCGAGTGTGGAGCAGCAGAAGTGTGATAGCCCGAGTCACCTTTCCTCTTAgctccag CAATGGTCGCAGCATGCCCACGGAGTCTTCCATCATTTACAAGACCACACCCTCATAG